The Ahaetulla prasina isolate Xishuangbanna chromosome 3, ASM2864084v1, whole genome shotgun sequence genome window below encodes:
- the THBD gene encoding thrombomodulin — MWFLLVAMGSLRAGLASPTPSPAPIPLGAQCLGSACFGLFGIARSFAEAGGVCEAGGGHLMTVRSTVAAEAIELLLSDSPGSAWLGLRLPGNHCVEPSKRLRGFQWVTGDERTDFDAWDSNGSDSKVPTCGPTCVAVTGQLRWQERSCNASAEAILCEYNYPNGTCGPLPAALPVTYLTPFGARESDLVASPPGTTADVQSLGAVLECRAQGSNGSLEWGSAAPGAWDCQLQNGGCDDQCHLDEQGRPHCTCPEGKTLLEDQRSCWSPCATLGCQQHCEPQGDSGVCMCFEGYELDSDGKSCLDIDDCQATPAVCEQECINIQGSYKCDCRQGYDLVKGKCLLEKWECFDLTCEHDCNLVDGEYKCICSEGYIPDPKSPHKCLRVCNQTQCAAQCDPHNIYQCYCPENFILEVNIDDMTICTDINECESGYCGSLKCINMPGSYNCICPNGLIQEEDSLCEQPSEEPEEFSGETETYPKSPVPPSFAPPKDGSSRGTLVAIIVSVTFTVVMLVVIICYLVKKRFAAQSISDYKSQQSESGVALQHVSSTCDSSRQKM, encoded by the coding sequence ATGTGGTTCCTCCTAGTGGCGATGGGCAGCCTGAGAGCAGGGCTGGCGTCACCCACACCGTCTCCGGCGCCGATCCCCTTAGGCGCGCAGTGCCTGGGCTCCGCCTGCTTCGGTTTATTCGGCATTGCCAGGAGTTTCGCCGAGGCGGGCGGCGTGTGCGAGGCGGGCGGCGGACACCTCATGACAGTCCGCTCCACTGTGGCGGCGGAGGCCATAGAGCTGCTGCTGAGCGACAGTCCCGGCAGCGCCTGGCTGGGCTTACGCCTGCCCGGGAACCACTGCGTCGAGCCGTCGAAACGCCTGCGGGGATTTCAGTGGGTGACCGGCGACGAGCGGACGGATTTCGACGCTTGGGACAGCAACGGATCGGACTCAAAAGTGCCCACCTGCGGCCCCACGTGCGTGGCGGTGACTGGCCAACTGAGGTGGCAGGAGCGCTCCTGCAACGCCTCCGCCGAAGCCATCCTATGCGAGTACAACTATCCGAACGGGACCTGCGGGCCCCTGCCGGCCGCCTTGCCGGTCACTTACCTCACGCCCTTCGGCGCCCGAGAGAGCGATCTGGTGGCCTCTCCGCCGGGCACTACGGCGGATGTGCAGAGTTTGGGCGCCGTTCTGGAGTGCCGCGCTCAGGGCAGCAACGGGTCTTTGGAATGGGGTTCAGCCGCACCCGGCGCCTGGGATTGCCAGTTGCAAAATGGGGGCTGTGACGATCAGTGTCATTTGGACGAGCAAGGGAGACCCCACTGCACCTGCCCGGAAGGCAAGACGTTGTTGGAGGACCAACGGAGCTGCTGGTCCCCCTGTGCCACTTTAGGATGCCAGCAGCATTGTGAGCCTCAGGGTGACTCTGGGGTCTGTATGTGCTTTGAGGGTTATGAGCTGGATTCCGATGGCAAGAGCTGCTTGGACATTGATGACTGTCAGGCCACACCAGCGGTTTGTGAACAGGAGTGCATTAACATCCAGGGCTCATATAAGTGCGACTGCAGGCAAGGCTATGATCTGGTGAAGGGCAAATGCCTCCTAGAAAAATGGGAGTGCTTTGATTTAACATGTGAACATGACTGCAACCTGGTTGATGGGGAGTATAAATGCATATGTTCTGAGGGATATATTCCAGACCCCAAAAGTCCTCATAAGTGTCTCCGAGTCTGTAACCAGACTCAATGCGCTGCACAGTGTGACCCTCACAATATATATCAATGCTATTGTCCAGAAAACTTTATCTTGGAAGTGAACATAGATGATATGACAATATGCACAGACATCAATGAGTGTGAGTCTGGATACTGTGGTTCCCTGAAGTGCATAAATATGCCTGGCAGTTACAACTGCATCTGTCCCAATGGACTTATTCAAGAAGAGGACAGCCTCTGTGAGCAGCCATCAGAAGAACCAGAAGAGTTTTCGGGTGAAACGGAAACTTATCCCAAATCACCTGTTCCTCCTTCTTTTGCCCCACCAAAGGATGGCAGCAGCCGAGGGACATTGGTTGCAATCATTGTTAGCGTCACCTTTACGGTTGTGATGTTGGTGGTTATTATCTGCTACCTGGTGAAGAAACGCTTTGCTGCACAAAGCATATCGGACTACAAATCTCAGCAGTCTGAAAGTGGTGTGGCACTTCAGCATGTTAGTTCAACATGTGACTCTTCCAGACAGAAAATGTAG
- the CD93 gene encoding complement component C1q receptor: MKSLSSLFLHAAKMGIPPQVFWQLLLLGLTVQPSEEVEALCSGTTCYTLNFGRLGWMEAQQKCKDNGGNLMTLKSQEEALLVPQLLTKMPKGEAGTVSEVRLWIGLHRKKGKCYEKHRPLRGFRWVTGGEDTQYSNWGQEPRETCLLNMCVTLQGIPFSSQELSWVDSLCGSTTAGLSGFLCKFSFQGMCRPLILAGPGVVSYSTPFGVATDFLVTVPFGSTAEVACEPQGEEIPNTFLVCKPQPNSNISEWSSPGPFCASLTYGCSYNNGGCEHECLNQGKGLFQCACRSGYQLGRDHLSCIPVDYCSSNPCQGQCKPYPGGFQCLCASGYILADDDRSCIDVNECGAPQSPCEQICVNTKGSFTCRCNLGYMPAESDHQACQDIDECARNTPCDQICVNTHGSFHCSCQPGYQLEGINSSSCLDIDECQEELCEHMCINQVGSYLCSCRDGWVLALNGISCLLDPISSISSLSTQGGEWIPTDTHPASELPALLTDSSPQAETGVFASEDSTLQPAVVSSALEDKPHIRDERIDKNSHGSKQFLYLILGGVGVLFLVSFALAWVIYRKIKAKEVKKNSKNVTDNYSWVPDQGESRAAGSKEGL; encoded by the coding sequence ATGAAATCACTCAGTTCGTTGTTCCTTCATGCAGCCAAGATGGGGATTCCTCCGCAGgtattttggcagctgctgctttTGGGACTGACAGTTCAGCCCAGTGAAGAGGTCGAAGCTTTGTGTTCTGGGACCACTTGCTACACACTGAATTTTGGACGGCTTGGTTGGATGGAAGCTCAGCAAAAGTGCAAGGACAATGGGGGTAACCTGATGACTCTGAAAAGCCAAGAGGAGGCTTTGCTTGTCCCACAACTGCTCACGAAGATGCCCAAAGGGGAAGCTGGCACAGTTTCGGAGGTAAGATTGTGGATTGGGCTCCACCGAAAGAAAGGCAAATGCTACGAGAAACATCGGCCATTGAGGGGCTTCCGCTGGGTGACAGGAGGTGAGGACACCCAGTACTCTAACTGGGGACAGGAGCCCCGGGAAACATGCTTGTTAAATATGTGTGTGACCCTTCAGGGGATTCCCTTCTCATCTCAGGAACTGTCCTGGGTAGACAGCCTCTGTGGCAGTACAACTGCTGGGTTGTCAGGCTTCTTGTGCAAGTTCAGTTTCCAGGGAATGTGCCGTCCACTTATACTGGCAGGGCCAGGCGTGGTCAGCTACAGCACCCCTTTTGGTGTAGCCACTGATTTCCTTGTCACTGTACCCTTTGGCTCCACGGCTGAAGTAGCATGTGAGCCCCAAGGAGAGGAGATACCTAACACCTTCCTTGTGTGTAAGCCGCAGCCAAACAGCAACATCTCTGAATGGAGCAGCCCAGGTCCATTTTGTGCTTCACTCACTTACGGTTGCAGCTACAACAATGGGGGTTGTGAACATGAGTGTCTGAATCAAGGCAAGGGTTTGTTTCAATGTGCATGCCGCTCAGGATACCAACTTGGAAGGGATCATCTTTCCTGTATTCCCGTGGACTACTGCAGCTCCAATCCATGTCAAGGACAGTGTAAACCATATCCTGGGGGCTTCCAATGCCTCTGTGCTTCTGGTTATATTTTGGCTGATGATGACCGGAGCTGCATAGATGTGAATGAGTGTGGTGCACCTCAAAGTCCTTGTGAACAAATATGTGTGAATACCAAGGGGTCCTTCACATGTCGTTGCAACCTAGGCTATATGCCTGCTGAGTCTGACCaccaggcatgccaggacattgaTGAGTGTGCGAGGAACACACCATGTGACCAGATTTGTGTAAATACTCATGGCTCCTTCCATTGCTCTTGCCAGCCAGGATACCAGCTGGAAGGTATTAATAGCTCTTCTTGTCTTGATATTGATGAGTGTCAGGAAGAACTTTGTGAACATATGTGCATCAATCAAGTTGGCAGCTACCTGTGCTCTTGTAGGGATGGCTGGGTTTTGGCACTCAATGGGATCTCTTGTCTCTTGGATCCAATAAGCAGCATCTCTTCACTATCCACTCAGGGAGGAGAATGGATTCCAACAGATACTCATCCTGCTTCAGAGTTACCAGCTCTGCTGACTGATTCTTCACCTCAAGCTGAGACAGGAGTCTTTGCATCCGAGGATTCCACCCTTCAGCCGGCTGTGGTCAGCAGTGCACTGGAGGACAAACCCCATATCAGAGATGAGAGGATAGATAAGAACAGTCATGGCTCCAAGCAATTTTTGTATCTTATCTTGGGCGGTGTGGGTGTTTTATTCCTGGTCTCTTTTGCCCTAGCTTGGGTCATCTACAGGAAAATAAAAGCCAAGGAAGTCAAGAAAAATTCTAAGAATGTCACGGATAATTACTCTTGGGTACCAGACCAAGGAGAGAGTAGGGCAGCAGGAAGCAAGGAGGGCTTGTAG